The following proteins are co-located in the Myxococcus fulvus genome:
- a CDS encoding aldo/keto reductase, whose product MEQRVFGGTGKQVPVLGQGTWQMEEDDRDEAIRSLRAGLDLGLTHVDTAELYGHGRVEESIVSEAIAGRRQEVFLVSKVMPSNATYAGTLAACERSLRRLRTDWLDCYLLHWPGSHPLEETVRAFEKLVADGKIRSWGVSNFGVAELEELVELAKPERIACNQVLYHLEERAIEHAVLPWCEERGIAVVGYSPFGNGRFPRPDSPGGRVLEAVARAHGVTPRQVALQFLVRKPSLFAIPKASRVAHLRDNAAAASLKLSRDEVARLDAAFPLGAYSDELPML is encoded by the coding sequence ATGGAGCAGCGCGTCTTCGGCGGTACCGGCAAGCAGGTTCCCGTCCTCGGTCAGGGGACGTGGCAGATGGAGGAGGATGACCGCGACGAGGCCATCCGCTCACTGCGCGCGGGGTTGGACCTGGGGCTCACGCACGTGGACACCGCGGAGCTGTACGGCCATGGCCGCGTCGAGGAGTCCATCGTCTCCGAGGCCATCGCCGGCCGGCGCCAGGAGGTCTTCCTGGTGTCGAAGGTGATGCCGTCCAACGCGACGTATGCGGGCACGCTCGCCGCGTGTGAGCGGAGCCTGAGGCGGCTGCGCACGGACTGGTTGGATTGCTACCTGCTGCACTGGCCCGGCTCGCATCCGCTGGAGGAGACGGTGCGCGCCTTCGAGAAGCTGGTGGCGGACGGGAAGATTCGTTCGTGGGGTGTGAGCAACTTCGGCGTCGCGGAGCTGGAGGAGCTCGTCGAGCTCGCGAAGCCGGAGCGCATCGCGTGCAACCAGGTGCTGTACCACCTGGAGGAGCGCGCCATCGAACACGCGGTGCTGCCGTGGTGCGAGGAGCGCGGCATCGCGGTGGTGGGCTACAGCCCGTTCGGTAACGGGCGCTTCCCGCGTCCCGACAGTCCTGGAGGCCGCGTGCTGGAGGCGGTGGCCCGCGCGCATGGCGTCACGCCGCGGCAGGTGGCGCTCCAGTTCCTGGTGCGGAAGCCCTCGCTGTTCGCCATTCCGAAAGCGAGCCGCGTGGCGCACCTGCGCGACAACGCCGCGGCCGCGTCGCTGAAGCTGTCGCGGGATGAGGTGGCGCGCCTGGACGCCGCGTTCCCGCTGGGGGCCTACAGCGACGAGCTGCCGATGCTCTGA
- the kdsB gene encoding 3-deoxy-manno-octulosonate cytidylyltransferase, producing MPSSRTIAVIPARHASTRYPGKPLALIAGRPMVEHVWRRCQEAGVFHEIWVATDDERIRATVESFGGRAVMTSPACATGTDRVAEVARTRPDVDVWVNVQGDEPLVDPAALEALAGLFDDTSVRMGTLVRPLEADEAQSPHVVKAVLALNGDALYFSRSLVPHARETGTPIPRWGHIGLYGYRRDVLLRLAELTPTPLEETEKLEQLRALEHGIAIRCARVSWRTVAVDIPADVAKVEAVMREKGLL from the coding sequence ATGCCCTCCTCGCGCACCATCGCCGTCATCCCCGCCCGTCACGCCAGCACCCGCTATCCGGGCAAGCCGCTCGCCCTCATCGCCGGCCGTCCCATGGTGGAGCATGTCTGGCGCCGCTGTCAGGAAGCAGGCGTCTTCCACGAAATCTGGGTCGCCACCGACGACGAGCGCATCCGCGCCACCGTCGAGTCCTTCGGCGGCCGCGCGGTGATGACCAGCCCCGCCTGCGCCACCGGCACGGACCGCGTGGCCGAGGTCGCCCGTACCCGCCCCGACGTGGACGTGTGGGTGAACGTGCAGGGCGACGAGCCCCTGGTCGACCCGGCCGCGCTCGAGGCCCTCGCCGGGCTCTTCGACGACACCTCCGTGCGCATGGGCACCCTCGTGCGCCCCCTGGAGGCCGACGAGGCGCAGAGCCCGCACGTGGTGAAGGCGGTGCTCGCGCTCAACGGCGACGCGCTCTACTTCAGCCGCAGCCTGGTCCCCCACGCCCGCGAGACGGGCACCCCCATCCCGCGCTGGGGACACATCGGCCTGTACGGCTACCGTCGCGACGTGCTGCTGCGCCTCGCGGAGCTGACCCCCACGCCGCTCGAGGAGACGGAGAAGCTGGAGCAACTGCGCGCGCTGGAGCACGGCATCGCCATCCGCTGCGCCCGCGTCTCCTGGCGCACGGTGGCCGTGGACATCCCCGCGGACGTCGCGAAGGTCGAGGCCGTCATGCGCGAGAAGGGCCTGCTGTAG
- the wecB gene encoding non-hydrolyzing UDP-N-acetylglucosamine 2-epimerase, whose protein sequence is MKKVIHIVGARPNFMKVAPIHRAIAARNQLQQVLVHTGQHYDVKMSDVFFSDLGLPAPEVHLGIGSGSHAQQTAKTMVELERVFLEHKPDLVSVVGDVNSTVAAALVSSKLGIALAHVEAGLRSYSRHQPEEINRVVTDRLSDLLLTPSRDADANLLKEGADPERIHFVGNVMIDSLLASKERADQLPVLKTLGVEPRGYAVCTLHRPSNVDDPKLLGGLLSAISHVASRVPVIFPVHPRTRKMISEQGLGSWFERSPNLRPVDPMGYLEFLALTSQAKLILTDSGGLQEETTALGVPCLTLRENTERPITVEQGTNEVVGTDPDRIRESADRVLDGQGKKGRIPEYWDGRSGERIADLFARFLGVSEDARRAASA, encoded by the coding sequence ATGAAGAAGGTCATCCACATCGTCGGCGCGCGCCCGAACTTCATGAAGGTCGCGCCCATCCACCGCGCCATCGCCGCGCGGAATCAGCTCCAGCAGGTCCTGGTCCACACGGGACAGCACTACGACGTCAAGATGAGCGACGTCTTCTTCTCGGACCTGGGGCTGCCAGCGCCCGAGGTGCACCTGGGCATCGGCTCGGGGAGCCACGCGCAGCAGACGGCCAAGACGATGGTGGAGCTCGAACGGGTGTTCCTCGAGCACAAGCCGGACCTGGTCTCCGTCGTCGGTGACGTCAACAGCACCGTCGCCGCCGCGCTCGTGTCGTCGAAGCTGGGGATCGCGCTCGCGCACGTCGAGGCGGGCCTGCGCAGCTACTCGCGGCACCAGCCGGAGGAGATCAACCGCGTCGTCACCGACCGGCTGTCCGACCTGCTTCTGACGCCTTCTCGCGATGCCGACGCGAACCTCCTGAAGGAGGGCGCGGACCCGGAGCGCATCCACTTCGTGGGCAACGTGATGATCGACTCGCTGCTCGCCTCGAAGGAGCGGGCGGACCAGCTGCCCGTGCTGAAGACCCTGGGCGTGGAGCCTCGCGGCTACGCGGTGTGCACGCTCCACCGGCCGTCCAACGTGGATGACCCGAAGCTGCTGGGGGGGCTGCTGTCCGCCATCTCGCACGTGGCTTCGCGTGTGCCGGTCATCTTCCCGGTGCACCCGCGCACGCGGAAGATGATTTCGGAGCAGGGCCTGGGCTCGTGGTTCGAGCGCAGCCCGAACCTGCGCCCGGTGGACCCGATGGGCTACCTGGAGTTCCTCGCGCTGACGTCGCAGGCGAAGTTGATCCTCACCGACTCGGGTGGCCTGCAGGAGGAGACCACGGCGCTGGGCGTGCCGTGCCTCACCCTGCGCGAGAACACCGAGCGTCCCATCACCGTGGAGCAGGGCACCAACGAGGTGGTGGGCACGGACCCGGACCGCATCCGCGAGTCCGCGGACCGCGTGCTCGATGGCCAGGGCAAGAAGGGCCGCATCCCCGAGTACTGGGATGGGCGCTCCGGCGAGCGCATCGCCGACCTGTTCGCGCGCTTCCTGGGCGTGAGCGAGGATGCTCGGCGCGCGGCTTCTGCGTGA
- a CDS encoding RluA family pseudouridine synthase, translated as MRDEKDSSAKSSAPEQEGLGRAPVSDAAPEGFVDISFVVEPNYAGWRLEDYLGQKLRRMPRERLAGIILRGVRCEGRRLKPSTPVYPGLAFRLRRPGSEEPETPTTLPVVFQDEWLLVLDKPAGLPIHPTARYHKGTLVSILRERFGERFAEPAHRLDRETSGLVVCGRTTESCRVLGRLFVSRDVHKEYLALCEGHPPEDTFTVDAPIAEGTELIRIAVRIDAVEGKPSRTRFQVLQRFTRDGEPFALLRCFPETGRQHQIRIHLREAGFPLVGDKMYGPDPGYFDRFSKHSLEPEAWARLRLPRHALHAERIVFPHPGTGAEVSFSALLPSDLADFIAGAPLPPPPSTTPSR; from the coding sequence ATGCGCGACGAGAAGGATTCATCGGCGAAGAGCTCCGCCCCTGAGCAGGAAGGCTTGGGTCGTGCGCCCGTCTCGGACGCCGCGCCCGAGGGCTTCGTCGACATCTCCTTCGTCGTCGAACCCAACTATGCGGGCTGGCGCCTGGAGGACTACCTGGGCCAGAAGCTGCGTCGCATGCCTCGCGAGCGTCTGGCCGGCATCATCCTGCGTGGCGTCCGCTGCGAAGGACGGCGGCTGAAGCCCTCCACGCCCGTGTACCCCGGACTGGCCTTCCGCCTGCGTCGCCCCGGCAGCGAGGAGCCGGAGACTCCCACCACGCTGCCCGTCGTCTTCCAGGACGAGTGGCTGCTGGTCCTCGACAAGCCCGCGGGCCTGCCCATCCATCCGACGGCGCGCTACCACAAGGGCACCCTCGTCTCCATCCTGCGCGAGCGCTTCGGTGAGCGCTTCGCCGAGCCTGCGCACCGTCTGGACCGTGAGACCAGCGGCCTGGTCGTCTGCGGTCGCACCACCGAATCCTGCCGCGTGCTCGGCCGACTCTTCGTCTCGCGCGACGTGCACAAGGAGTACCTCGCCCTCTGCGAGGGACATCCTCCCGAGGACACCTTCACCGTGGATGCGCCCATCGCCGAGGGCACCGAGCTCATCCGCATCGCCGTGCGCATCGACGCCGTCGAGGGCAAGCCGAGCCGGACCCGCTTCCAGGTGCTCCAGCGCTTCACTCGCGACGGTGAGCCCTTCGCGCTCCTGCGCTGCTTCCCGGAGACGGGACGTCAGCACCAGATTCGCATCCACCTGCGCGAGGCGGGCTTCCCGCTGGTCGGCGACAAGATGTACGGCCCGGACCCCGGCTACTTCGACCGCTTCAGCAAGCACAGCCTGGAGCCCGAGGCCTGGGCGCGGCTGCGACTGCCCCGACACGCGCTGCACGCCGAGCGCATCGTCTTCCCGCACCCCGGCACCGGCGCGGAGGTCTCGTTCTCGGCTCTGCTCCCCTCGGACCTCGCGGACTTCATCGCGGGCGCTCCCCTGCCACCTCCGCCCTCCACGACACCCAGCCGTTGA
- the purF gene encoding amidophosphoribosyltransferase yields MCGIFGITGHAEASNLTYLGLHALQHRGQESAGIVASDGHGLRAHRQMGLVADIFDAPVLAGLPGQSAIGHVRYSTAGGSQLKNAQPLFVQYAGGQCAIAHNGNLVNAAALKEKLEADGAIFQSDADTEVILHLLARSRQGSFEQKLVEALRKVEGAYSLLVLTENKLVAVRDPLGIRPLVLGRMKEGAYVLASETTALDLIEADVVRELEPGELLVIENGVMRTSKPFAEPPRLGRCIFEQVYFARPDSVLFGNSVYEVRKRMGMQLAREQPAPDADLVIAVPDSGVAAAIGFSQQSGIPYDVGLIRSHYVGRTFIEPQQSIRHFGVKLKLSAVRHVIKGKRVVVVDDSIVRGTTSRKIVKMIKAAGALEVHLRISSPPTKWPCFYGIDTPSRQELIAASHSTDEIARYVTADSLGYISIEGLGEAVGDPSRGSFCTACFSGQYLLGEMAGSAQEANKLTA; encoded by the coding sequence ATGTGCGGCATCTTCGGAATCACGGGACACGCCGAGGCCTCCAACCTGACGTACCTGGGGCTGCACGCCCTGCAGCATCGCGGGCAGGAGTCCGCGGGTATCGTCGCCTCTGATGGTCATGGCCTGCGGGCCCATCGTCAGATGGGGCTGGTGGCGGACATCTTCGATGCGCCAGTGCTCGCCGGCTTGCCCGGTCAGTCGGCCATCGGCCACGTGCGCTATTCGACGGCGGGCGGCAGCCAGCTCAAGAACGCGCAGCCGCTCTTCGTGCAGTACGCGGGAGGCCAGTGCGCCATCGCGCACAACGGCAACCTGGTCAACGCGGCGGCGCTGAAGGAGAAGCTGGAGGCCGACGGAGCCATCTTCCAGTCGGACGCCGACACGGAGGTCATCCTCCATCTGCTCGCGCGCTCGCGGCAGGGGAGCTTCGAGCAGAAGCTGGTGGAGGCCCTGCGCAAGGTGGAGGGCGCCTACAGCCTGCTGGTGCTCACCGAGAACAAGCTGGTCGCGGTGAGGGACCCCTTGGGCATCCGGCCGTTGGTGCTGGGGCGGATGAAGGAAGGCGCGTACGTGCTCGCCAGCGAGACGACGGCGCTGGACCTCATCGAGGCGGACGTGGTGCGCGAGCTGGAGCCCGGTGAGCTGCTCGTCATCGAGAACGGCGTCATGCGCACGAGCAAGCCGTTCGCGGAGCCGCCGCGGCTGGGCCGGTGCATCTTCGAGCAGGTGTACTTCGCGCGGCCGGACTCGGTGCTGTTCGGCAACAGCGTGTATGAGGTGCGCAAGCGGATGGGCATGCAGCTGGCGCGCGAGCAGCCGGCGCCCGACGCGGACCTGGTCATCGCGGTGCCGGACTCGGGAGTGGCGGCGGCCATCGGCTTCTCGCAGCAGAGCGGGATTCCGTATGACGTGGGGCTCATCCGCAGCCACTACGTGGGCCGGACGTTCATCGAGCCGCAGCAGTCCATCCGTCACTTCGGCGTGAAGCTGAAGCTGTCGGCGGTGCGCCACGTCATCAAGGGCAAGCGCGTGGTGGTGGTGGACGACTCCATCGTCCGCGGCACGACGAGCCGGAAGATCGTGAAGATGATCAAGGCGGCCGGAGCGCTGGAGGTGCACCTGCGCATCTCCTCGCCGCCGACGAAGTGGCCCTGCTTCTACGGCATCGACACGCCCAGCCGGCAGGAGCTCATCGCCGCCAGCCACAGCACGGATGAGATTGCCCGCTACGTGACGGCGGACTCGCTGGGCTACATCTCCATCGAGGGCCTGGGCGAGGCCGTGGGAGACCCCAGCCGAGGCAGCTTCTGCACGGCGTGCTTCTCCGGTCAGTACCTGCTCGGGGAGATGGCCGGCTCCGCGCAGGAAGCCAACAAGCTCACCGCCTGA
- a CDS encoding neutral/alkaline non-lysosomal ceramidase N-terminal domain-containing protein translates to MVFPRRASWRSLFPLVLLTVGAAYALGSWNWCGTWAERAPVLLSQVKGEGPLRAGAAKVALAPPFPVVVAGYSPPRPEATQSDPPLHARAVVLEAGSSRVGLVSLELLLVTDVVTARVREHAKTLGLQDVLVLATHTHSSLGGYDSRLVSQLVGTGRYREDSEATVVAAASAALGQAASALTDVTLELGEAKESSYVYTRSGGTAPDGTLTRAVLRGGSAPVAELLFFAAHPAMVPRQRAYVDPDYPGRLSTLRESEGSGVTLLLQGAVGNASVAYSEGQGLERVSGFARALSELAGKAPLASAGPSVRLSLARAEAVMPRPDASRLVPAFTRAAGDNLLCSSAERVAEVSALVLGPLELVTVPGEPTVDAGSELVRRTGASGVLGLAGGYVGYVETPDLVNAKGGESRRQYFGPALLERLGVAAELAASTAGFTR, encoded by the coding sequence ATGGTGTTTCCACGACGAGCCTCCTGGCGTTCCCTGTTTCCCCTGGTCTTGCTCACCGTGGGTGCCGCTTATGCATTGGGTTCCTGGAACTGGTGCGGCACGTGGGCGGAGCGCGCGCCGGTGCTGCTGTCACAGGTGAAGGGCGAGGGACCGCTGCGCGCGGGCGCGGCGAAGGTGGCCCTGGCGCCGCCGTTCCCGGTGGTGGTGGCGGGGTACTCGCCGCCTCGTCCCGAAGCGACGCAGTCCGACCCGCCGCTCCATGCGCGCGCGGTGGTGTTGGAGGCGGGGAGCTCACGCGTGGGGTTGGTGTCGCTGGAGCTGCTGCTCGTCACGGATGTGGTGACGGCGCGGGTGCGCGAGCACGCGAAGACGCTGGGGCTGCAGGATGTGTTGGTGCTGGCCACGCACACGCACTCGTCGCTCGGGGGATATGACTCGCGGCTGGTGTCGCAGCTCGTCGGTACGGGGCGCTATCGGGAGGACTCGGAAGCGACGGTGGTGGCCGCGGCGAGCGCCGCGCTCGGGCAGGCCGCCTCCGCGCTCACGGATGTGACGCTGGAGCTGGGGGAGGCGAAGGAGTCCTCGTATGTCTATACGCGCTCGGGTGGCACCGCGCCGGATGGGACGCTGACGCGCGCGGTGCTGCGCGGTGGGTCGGCGCCCGTGGCGGAGTTGCTCTTCTTCGCGGCGCACCCGGCGATGGTGCCTCGGCAGCGCGCGTACGTGGACCCGGACTATCCGGGCCGCTTGAGCACGCTGCGCGAGTCCGAGGGCAGCGGCGTGACGCTGTTGTTGCAGGGCGCGGTGGGCAATGCGTCGGTGGCGTACTCGGAGGGGCAGGGGCTGGAGCGCGTGTCGGGTTTCGCGCGGGCCTTGTCGGAGCTGGCGGGCAAGGCGCCCCTGGCTTCCGCGGGGCCGTCGGTGCGGCTGTCGCTGGCGCGCGCGGAGGCGGTGATGCCCCGGCCGGATGCGTCGCGGCTGGTGCCGGCCTTCACTCGGGCGGCTGGGGATAACTTGTTGTGCAGCTCCGCCGAGCGCGTGGCCGAGGTGTCCGCGTTGGTGTTGGGGCCGCTGGAGCTGGTGACGGTGCCGGGTGAGCCCACGGTGGATGCGGGCTCGGAGCTGGTGCGGCGCACGGGAGCCTCGGGCGTGCTGGGGCTCGCGGGGGGCTACGTGGGCTACGTGGAGACTCCGGACCTGGTGAACGCGAAGGGCGGAGAGTCGCGCAGGCAGTACTTCGGGCCCGCGTTGCTGGAGCGACTGGGCGTGGCGGCGGAGCTGGCCGCGAGCACGGCGGGCTTCACGCGCTGA
- a CDS encoding crotonase/enoyl-CoA hydratase family protein, producing MSPSDPRITLEVRGHLALIGIHRPEKRNAFDVGMLRGLSSAVTEADRHPDVRCMVIFAVGDHFSAGLDLASVAPVLSSGEPLYAEGFIDPWGIQGPPRTKPLVLAVQGLCLTLSIELVLAADITVASEDARFGQIEIKRGIFPFGGATVRFPQRAGWGNAMRWLLTGDEFDAREAYRIGLVQEVVERGRHLERALALAETVAKQAPLGVQATLASARQAVHEGPDAARATLLPRLLELVKTEDAAEGVQSFLERREARFSGK from the coding sequence ATGAGCCCGTCGGACCCTCGCATCACCCTGGAAGTGCGCGGACACCTCGCCCTCATCGGCATCCACCGGCCGGAGAAGCGCAACGCGTTCGACGTGGGCATGCTGCGCGGACTCTCGTCCGCGGTGACGGAGGCGGACCGGCACCCGGACGTGAGGTGCATGGTCATCTTCGCGGTGGGCGACCACTTCTCGGCGGGGCTGGACCTGGCGAGCGTCGCGCCCGTGCTCTCCAGCGGCGAGCCGCTCTACGCGGAGGGGTTCATCGACCCGTGGGGCATCCAGGGGCCGCCGCGCACCAAGCCCCTGGTGCTCGCCGTCCAGGGACTGTGCCTCACGCTGTCCATCGAGCTCGTCCTCGCGGCGGACATCACCGTGGCCTCGGAGGACGCGCGCTTCGGACAGATTGAAATCAAGCGCGGCATCTTCCCGTTCGGCGGCGCCACCGTGCGCTTCCCGCAGCGCGCGGGCTGGGGCAACGCCATGCGGTGGCTGCTCACCGGGGATGAGTTCGACGCGCGCGAGGCCTACCGCATCGGCCTGGTGCAGGAGGTGGTGGAGCGCGGCCGGCACCTGGAGCGGGCGCTCGCCCTGGCGGAGACGGTGGCGAAGCAGGCCCCGCTGGGCGTGCAGGCCACGCTCGCGTCCGCGCGACAGGCGGTGCACGAAGGGCCCGACGCGGCCAGGGCCACGCTGCTGCCCCGGCTGCTGGAGCTGGTGAAGACGGAGGACGCCGCCGAGGGCGTCCAGTCCTTCCTCGAGCGCCGCGAGGCCCGCTTCAGCGGCAAGTGA
- the yhbY gene encoding ribosome assembly RNA-binding protein YhbY, whose amino-acid sequence MSLTGKQRRHLRALGHHLEPVVIVGQSGVTEGVIAAVEQALHDHELIKVKINEGPETRQEAAARLAEGTSAELAQLLGRTALLFKKRKEKSKFEKF is encoded by the coding sequence GTGTCGCTCACCGGGAAGCAACGCCGCCATCTGCGCGCGCTCGGACACCACCTGGAGCCGGTGGTCATCGTCGGTCAATCCGGCGTCACCGAGGGCGTCATCGCCGCCGTCGAGCAGGCGCTGCACGACCACGAGCTCATCAAGGTGAAGATCAACGAGGGCCCCGAGACGCGCCAGGAAGCCGCCGCGCGCCTCGCCGAGGGCACCAGCGCCGAGCTGGCCCAGCTGTTGGGCCGCACGGCGCTGCTCTTCAAGAAGCGCAAGGAGAAGTCCAAGTTCGAGAAGTTCTGA
- a CDS encoding DnaJ domain-containing protein has protein sequence MAEGDVRQYWVRNDRGTLWGPLTLPTIELLIDSGAIKGKLQVSEDGLNFAFPWRFPEAREVFPRELWGDGAPANLGPGPQAPAARPDVPVAGPGGVPMAGPSGVPTAGPGAAPMAGPGGVPMAGPGAAPMAGPGATPIARPGVPMAGPGTAQMARPGVPMAGPGAPMAGPGAAPNARPGVPMAGPGAPMAGPGAPVARPGVPMAGPGAPVAGPGVRPGDPRAPGNPTQAARPQVPGTVPGAPGAVARPAAPPNAATGQPQVATPQAGTVPPSGPGAAPFPSTGASPAVSTEASPYAMPSQGQLERTSPLNLYGRIASAEQTGLLKLALADRVTLIHFRKGNPEFVDSNHPEDSLGTSLMGARLLTPEQLQQAESAKERFGGDLLAALFGLGLLQPASAFSILAQRASSILFKGLRAESGMFAFELRELAGNKAMPLGNRWAVLSDTVRRMPSADIRRRLMPVLNLPIMKSGGMVAASELRLTPHEVRALTVIDGVRSVAQLLADFPQDADHLLRLAFLLRELDAVSFAAARPAPATAAGPTAAVQPGPAPTAGPTAQPGPAPAAGPTAAPRPAPPPGAQAPTSAPGNPPGAGSPQAARPGNPPGTAAPAAARPGNPPGAAAPRPPPVVGAAPARPASPAPAAPARPAPPTVSGPPPGADEIPALKQLAMALKQQTHFQRLGLTEQADGSAVKVAYFRLAKLYHPDTLPQGAPPELEKLKAEVFAYIGDAYRTLSDDKSRAAYLEELKSGGAGAEVDINAILMAEELFQKSCILVKARKFPEAVKMLNEAIQLNAEEAEFYAWRGYARFFTAADKKAAQPEAFREIQNAIKRNERCAPAHYFLGVIAKLTGDTAGALKHFKRTVDLQPDHIDAQREIRMAAQKK, from the coding sequence ATGGCGGAGGGTGACGTCCGTCAGTATTGGGTCCGCAACGACAGGGGCACCCTGTGGGGACCCCTCACCCTGCCGACCATCGAGCTGCTCATCGACAGCGGCGCCATCAAGGGCAAGCTCCAGGTCTCCGAGGACGGGCTGAACTTCGCCTTCCCCTGGCGCTTCCCCGAGGCCCGTGAGGTGTTCCCGCGCGAGCTGTGGGGTGACGGCGCGCCGGCGAACCTCGGTCCCGGGCCCCAGGCGCCGGCAGCGCGCCCCGATGTCCCCGTGGCCGGGCCGGGCGGTGTGCCGATGGCGGGCCCAAGCGGTGTGCCCACGGCCGGTCCGGGTGCGGCTCCGATGGCGGGTCCGGGCGGTGTGCCCATGGCCGGTCCGGGTGCGGCTCCGATGGCGGGGCCGGGCGCCACGCCGATCGCCCGCCCGGGTGTTCCCATGGCGGGACCCGGTACGGCCCAGATGGCGCGTCCAGGTGTCCCCATGGCGGGACCAGGTGCGCCCATGGCGGGCCCGGGTGCGGCGCCGAACGCGCGCCCTGGAGTCCCCATGGCGGGCCCAGGTGCCCCGATGGCAGGCCCGGGTGCTCCGGTAGCGCGTCCAGGTGTCCCCATGGCGGGACCAGGTGCCCCCGTGGCGGGCCCAGGAGTTCGGCCGGGGGATCCTCGGGCGCCAGGGAACCCGACGCAGGCCGCACGGCCTCAAGTTCCAGGCACGGTTCCCGGAGCACCCGGAGCCGTCGCACGGCCCGCCGCGCCGCCCAACGCGGCCACCGGACAGCCCCAGGTCGCCACGCCGCAGGCGGGAACCGTCCCTCCATCCGGCCCCGGCGCGGCCCCCTTCCCCTCCACGGGAGCCTCGCCCGCCGTCTCCACCGAGGCCTCGCCCTACGCGATGCCCTCGCAGGGTCAGCTCGAGCGGACCTCGCCGCTGAACCTCTACGGCCGCATCGCCTCCGCGGAGCAGACGGGCCTGCTCAAGCTGGCGCTCGCGGACCGGGTCACCCTGATTCACTTCCGCAAGGGCAACCCGGAGTTCGTCGACTCCAACCACCCCGAGGACTCGCTGGGCACCTCGCTGATGGGCGCGCGGCTGCTCACGCCCGAGCAGCTCCAGCAAGCCGAGTCCGCCAAGGAGCGCTTCGGCGGAGACCTGCTCGCCGCGCTCTTCGGACTCGGTCTCCTCCAGCCCGCCAGCGCGTTCTCGATTCTGGCGCAGCGAGCCTCCAGCATCCTGTTCAAGGGCCTGCGCGCCGAGTCCGGCATGTTCGCCTTCGAGCTGCGAGAGCTGGCGGGCAACAAGGCCATGCCGCTGGGCAACCGGTGGGCGGTGCTCAGCGACACGGTGCGCCGCATGCCCTCCGCGGACATCAGGCGTCGGCTCATGCCGGTGCTCAACCTGCCCATCATGAAGTCGGGCGGGATGGTGGCCGCGAGCGAGCTGCGGCTGACGCCGCACGAGGTTCGCGCGCTCACGGTCATCGACGGTGTGCGCTCGGTGGCGCAGCTCCTCGCGGACTTCCCGCAGGACGCCGACCACCTGCTGCGCCTGGCCTTCCTGCTGCGCGAGCTGGACGCGGTGTCCTTCGCGGCCGCGCGCCCGGCTCCCGCGACGGCGGCGGGCCCCACGGCCGCCGTGCAGCCCGGACCTGCGCCCACCGCGGGTCCCACGGCCCAGCCCGGACCTGCTCCCGCCGCGGGTCCCACGGCCGCGCCCCGCCCCGCCCCGCCGCCAGGGGCACAGGCTCCAACCTCCGCGCCTGGAAATCCCCCGGGAGCGGGCTCACCGCAGGCCGCGCGCCCAGGCAATCCGCCCGGCACCGCCGCGCCGGCAGCGGCCCGTCCGGGCAATCCTCCCGGAGCCGCCGCGCCGCGTCCGCCGCCCGTCGTCGGAGCGGCGCCTGCCCGTCCGGCGAGCCCCGCGCCCGCCGCGCCCGCGCGTCCCGCGCCGCCCACGGTCTCCGGCCCTCCGCCGGGCGCCGACGAGATTCCGGCGCTCAAGCAGCTCGCGATGGCGTTGAAGCAGCAGACCCACTTCCAGCGGCTCGGGTTGACGGAGCAGGCGGACGGCAGCGCGGTCAAGGTCGCCTACTTCCGTCTGGCCAAGCTGTACCACCCGGACACGCTCCCGCAGGGGGCGCCGCCGGAGCTCGAGAAGCTCAAGGCCGAGGTGTTCGCCTACATCGGCGATGCGTACCGGACGCTGTCCGACGACAAGAGCCGGGCGGCCTATCTCGAGGAGCTGAAGAGTGGTGGCGCCGGGGCGGAGGTGGACATCAACGCCATCCTGATGGCGGAGGAGCTCTTCCAGAAGTCGTGCATCCTGGTGAAGGCGCGCAAGTTCCCGGAGGCCGTGAAGATGTTGAACGAGGCCATCCAGCTCAACGCCGAGGAGGCGGAGTTCTACGCCTGGCGGGGCTATGCGCGGTTCTTCACGGCGGCGGACAAGAAGGCGGCGCAGCCGGAGGCGTTCCGGGAAATCCAGAATGCCATCAAGCGCAACGAGCGGTGTGCGCCGGCGCACTACTTCCTCGGGGTGATTGCGAAGCTGACGGGAGACACCGCGGGGGCGCTGAAGCACTTCAAGCGGACCGTGGACCTTCAGCCAGACCACATCGACGCTCAGCGGGAGATTCGCATGGCGGCCCAGAAGAAGTAG